The region AAACTTTTGGGGGTCTCCAAAAAAAGCAGGAAGGAAATAGCTCTCCTCATCATTTTTTAAAATGATCTGGGTGGAGCTTCCATTCTTGAAAAAGTCCATGATCAGACAAATTTTTTGATCTTGATACCGGCCGTATTCGATACGGGTCAGTGCATCATATCTATCAAGCGTATAGGCTTGGATATTTGTGAGATCTATAGGATTTGTATAGGCTTCGAATGGAGAGGAGACATCCGATCTGAAGTAACAGGTACGACACTGATCAATGCAGAGAAGGGTGCCTTCTCCTTTAAAGAGTTCTGATGAAATAATATTAGATTTAAGGTTAAGGGGTGTGAGTGCTTTTGGTTTTTTTTTACCTATTTCAACTCCCTCAAAACCTAGAAAATAAACCATAGAGACAATGAGAATAACGATAAGAAGCTCTAAAAGAGAGAACCCTTTGTTCACGTTATATCTCTTGATAGTGGACATAGAGAGAACTTATTTGTTACATTCACTAAAGAGGATATCTCTATCGTTCTCTTCTCCACCCTCTTTTCTGTCAGCAGCAAAGGAGATGAGTTCGAACTCTGACCCTTTGTTGATATAGATAAAAGGAGTTTTCCATGAGTCTTTAGGCAGTTTTTTAAGATAAGGCGTTGCACGATAGTTGGGATACTTATCTGGATCAGGGTTGCTTAAAAGTGCTGCAAAGCCTTCTTCTGTTTCAGGGTAGGTCCCGTTATCAAGCTTGAACATGTCAAGTCTTTTGCCTAGATCGTTCATTTTTAAACATACCGTATCTCTTTTGGCCTCATCCGCAGCATCCATAAGTCCCGGAGCCACAACAGCAACAAGCCCTCCAAGAATAACGATCACAATGAGCAGTTCTATAAGAGAGAAACCGGCTCTTAACGGAGTATTTTTTTGCATGCATGTCCTTTAGTTTGCTTTGGTATAATATTTTGATCCAATCAAACAAATTTTACTTTAATCGAGCTTTTAGATGGATAAAACCCAGCCACCCCAAAACGATGTTAAGCATAGACAAGGGTTTGCCCTCCTGATCACTTTGTCGGTCTTGGCCGTTATCATCGCGCTGACCACCGTACTTTTGAGTTATTTTGAGGAAGTCAAACAGGATGCTACTGAGTCAAAAGCACTGATACAAGCAGATATATACTATAAAAATATAACAAATATATTTCAAGGGTTTAAAAATAAAAAAACCCTTTTTTCTGTACTATACAACACATCTTTGCCCTTACGGACGCCAGAGGGCAGGTTTTCACTGCAGTTACAGTGTGAACCCTTATATAAAGGGGTGAATATCAACTGGCTCGGGTTAGAGAACAGTGCTCAAAAAGCAGCCTATAGTTCCGTAGCACAAGCGCTTTTTGAAGCCATTGTCCAAGACTATAACATACAGGATCCGGGAAGACTGCATGAGATGCTGGTTGAAGAGATAGGGGAAAAAGATAAATGGGTGCAAAGAGAGCAAAGCAGGCTTCACCAAAAAAACGGTATTATATCTTACAAGCAGTTCTCAGATATCATAAGCCGTTACCAGTTTGAGATAGATGATCCGGAGATAGGGACTGTGCCATGGAAAATTTTTTTTAGTTTTTCACCTGAAGCAGACAAAGTAGATGCCCAATACAGTTCTCCGGAACTACTCGCATACCTGTTTGATATGGATGTATCAGTAGTTGAAGAGTGGACTTCGCTTGTAGACAAAGGTACATTGGAAAACTTTGTACGTGAAAATGGTGGAGACTATGAAAAAAGAAAAAGTATTCTTGCGGGCGAAACGTTCTTAGAAGCGGCAGAATGCTCCGTACGTTATGCTGTGGCAGACGAACAGTATGGATTTAGATTTGAATATATTCAGGGAGAGGCAAAATATTTTGAATTTTATGGGAAACAATAAAGAGTTACTTCTTGTACATCCTTCTATGAAACCTGTGTCATTGACAGAGGCTGTGAATGTCATGCTGCCGCCACAGTTCTACACGCTTAAAAAAGAAGCATTGCCTCTCCGATACGCGTATCAGGCCAAGAAGATCGCACCGTCACTGTTTGACGGTCTGCTTGAAGCAGGTGGACATTATGAGTATATGGTATGGAAAGAGGATGAAGCGTGGGTTTTTCTGGCCTATGATATAGAGAAGATCACAGCCTTTTTAGAGAGTAAAGGCTTTGCGTTGGAACACGTTTCCAAACTCTTTTTTGCTCAGCAATCCGTCGACCTTTTCGATAAACCGCTATGGCTGGGAGAGCATGAGGCACTGGTCTCTTTGGACCATACGGTAGTGGTCATCCCAAGAGAAGCTCTCACAGAGGAGAATGGCACTTCACTGGTCTTCAACAATAGTTTTACGCCTAAAAAAGGTATCGTCCTCTCCGGTGCATACGGTTCAGTACTGACTCTGAAACAGGCTTCGATGCTCGCAGCCATTTTTATACTTTTTGCACTGATGTTCTTTGTTGAAGGTAGTCGTTATAGTGATGATTCTAAAGCAGGAGAGGCAAAAATGCAAGAGCTGCTTTCATCCAATCCTGCTTTGCAGAGTAAATATACACGAGACAGTATCCTCACAAAATATAAAACGATCGACAGAACAGAACGAAAAAAACGAGAGATCGTTAAAATGGTATCAGGGATGATCTTTAAAGGCGTGACACTCTCTTCTTTGGAGATAAATGCCAAGAGCTACAAAGTACACTTTACCTGTAAAGATGCCCAGATAACAAAACGTCTGAATCTATTGGCAACAAAGAACAAACTGAAAACTTCAGCCATTTCAGGGAGTCATGACTTGAAGATAGAAGGTACACTATGACTTGGAAAAGATATCAGAATGAGTTGATTGCA is a window of Sulfurovum sp. TSL6 DNA encoding:
- a CDS encoding prepilin-type N-terminal cleavage/methylation domain-containing protein gives rise to the protein MNKGFSLLELLIVILIVSMVYFLGFEGVEIGKKKPKALTPLNLKSNIISSELFKGEGTLLCIDQCRTCYFRSDVSSPFEAYTNPIDLTNIQAYTLDRYDALTRIEYGRYQDQKICLIMDFFKNGSSTQIILKNDEESYFLPAFFGDPQKFSTPEEAKEYWLKNSTLASDSGAFY
- the gspG gene encoding type II secretion system major pseudopilin GspG — translated: MQKNTPLRAGFSLIELLIVIVILGGLVAVVAPGLMDAADEAKRDTVCLKMNDLGKRLDMFKLDNGTYPETEEGFAALLSNPDPDKYPNYRATPYLKKLPKDSWKTPFIYINKGSEFELISFAADRKEGGEENDRDILFSECNK